One genomic window of Onychostoma macrolepis isolate SWU-2019 chromosome 25, ASM1243209v1, whole genome shotgun sequence includes the following:
- the tnni4b.2 gene encoding troponin I4b, tandem duplicate 2: MLVTEKEEKQRDRETTLRERVPPLQLSGLSVQELQALCKDLHQKIDVVDEERYDISAKVAKNEKELADLNIKITELRGKMKRPALKRVKISADAMLGALLGSKVKESVDFKANLKTVKKEEEKKEEVTDWRKNVEAMSGMEGRKKLFDAGQ, encoded by the exons ATGCTTGTGACTGAAAAAGAAGAGAAGCAGAGGGACAGAGAGACCACCTTGCGTGAGAGAGTGCCACCTCTACAACTGTCTGGTCTGTCTGTTCAAGAGCTTCAG GCTCTCTGTAAAGACCTCCATCAAAAGATTGATGTTGTAGATGAAGAGAGGTATGACATCTCTGCCaaggtggccaaaaatgaaaaggag CTTGCAGATTTGAACATCAAGATTACCGAGCTTAGAGGTAAAATGAAGAGACCTGCACTTAAGAGGGTGAAGATCTCCGCCGATGCCATGTTGGGTGCTCTTTTGGGCTCCAAGGTCAAAGAGTCTGTGGATTTCAAAGCTAACCTCAAGACAGTCAAGAAAGAAGAGGAGAAG AAAGAAGAGGTGACTGACTGGCGTAAGAATGTGGAGGCCATGTCTGGAATGGAAGGCAGGAAGAAGCTGTTCGATGCAGGACAATAG
- the LOC131534272 gene encoding troponin I, slow skeletal muscle-like isoform X2, producing MSDAPQPKPKPKITSARRLGLKIRLLNTALEMLIVEKQDKEKEREQVLSERVPPLNFSGLSVQELQQLCKDLHHKIDVIDEERYDVGIKVAKNDKEIQEMNQKIYEMKSKLKRPNLKRVKLSAEQMLSVLLGSKHSQSIDFKANLKTVKKEEEKREEVTDWRKNVEAMSGMEGRKKLFDAGQ from the exons ATGTCTGACGC CCCCCAACCAAAGCCAAAACCCAAGATCACTTCAGCTCGTCGGCTGGGCTTGAAG ATAAGGCTGCTGAATACAGCACTGGAAATGCTGATAGTAGAGAAGCAGGATAAAGAGAAGGAGAGGGAGCAAGTGCTCAGTGAGAGAGTTCCTCCGCTCAATTTTTCCGGCCTGTCAGTGCAGGAATTACAg CAACTTTGCAAGGATTTGCATCACAAGATTGACGTGATTGATGAGGAACGCTATGACGTTGGCATTAAGGTGGCCAAAAATGACAAAGAG ATACAGGAAATGAATCAGAAGATCTATGAGATGAAGAGCAAGCTAAAGAGGCCTAACCTGAAGAGAGTCAAACTGTCAGCTGAACAAATGCTAAGTGTCCTTCTAGGCTCCAAACACTCACAGTCCATTGACTTCAAAGCTAACCTGAAGACAGTGAAGAAAGAAGAGGAGAAG AGAGAGGAGGTGACTGACTGGCGTAAAAACGTAGAGGCAATGTCTGGAATGGAGGGCAGGAAGAAGCTGTTTGATGCTGGACAGTAA
- the LOC131534272 gene encoding troponin I, slow skeletal muscle-like isoform X1, whose product MLIVEKQDKEKEREQVLSERVPPLNFSGLSVQELQQLCKDLHHKIDVIDEERYDVGIKVAKNDKEIQEMNQKIYEMKSKLKRPNLKRVKLSAEQMLSVLLGSKHSQSIDFKANLKTVKKEEEKREEVTDWRKNVEAMSGMEGRKKLFDAGQ is encoded by the exons ATGCTGATAGTAGAGAAGCAGGATAAAGAGAAGGAGAGGGAGCAAGTGCTCAGTGAGAGAGTTCCTCCGCTCAATTTTTCCGGCCTGTCAGTGCAGGAATTACAg CAACTTTGCAAGGATTTGCATCACAAGATTGACGTGATTGATGAGGAACGCTATGACGTTGGCATTAAGGTGGCCAAAAATGACAAAGAG ATACAGGAAATGAATCAGAAGATCTATGAGATGAAGAGCAAGCTAAAGAGGCCTAACCTGAAGAGAGTCAAACTGTCAGCTGAACAAATGCTAAGTGTCCTTCTAGGCTCCAAACACTCACAGTCCATTGACTTCAAAGCTAACCTGAAGACAGTGAAGAAAGAAGAGGAGAAG AGAGAGGAGGTGACTGACTGGCGTAAAAACGTAGAGGCAATGTCTGGAATGGAGGGCAGGAAGAAGCTGTTTGATGCTGGACAGTAA
- the LOC131534128 gene encoding troponin I, slow skeletal muscle-like has translation MQWRKKRKKNNANGYNSAFDIGSFLQKKPKISASRRLFLKTKILKKASTLLADENEQKKIDREQTLSERAPPLQLSGLSVQDLQNLCKDLHQKIDIVDEERYDIESKVAKNEKEIADLNHKVFELKGKMKRPALKRVRVSADAMLGALLGAKHKESIDFKANLKTVKKEEEKKEEVTDWRKNVDAMSGMEGRKKLFAGPNA, from the exons ATGCAATGGCGGAAGAAACGGAAGAAGAATAACGCCAACGGATACAACAG TGCG TTTGATATTGGctcttttcttcagaaaaagCCCAAGATTTCGGCATCTCGTCGGTTATTCTTAAAG ACCAAAATACTGAAGAAGGCCAGCACACTGCTGGCAGATGAGAATGAACAGAAAAAGATTGACAGAGAACAAACACTCAGTGAGAGAGCTCCTCCTCTCCAACTGTCTGGGCTGTCAGTACAGGACTTACAG AATCTGTGCAAAGACCTCCATCAAAAAATTGACATTGTTGATGAGGAACGATATGACATTGAATCTAAAgttgccaaaaatgaaaaggag ATTGCAGATTTAAACCACAAAGTCTTTGAGCTGAAGGGAAAAATGAAGAGACCTGCCCTGAAGAGAGTGAGGGTGTCTGCTGATGCCATGCTGGGGGCTCTGCTAGGTGCCAAACACAAGGAATCCATTGACTTTAAAGCTAACCTCAAGACAGTGAAGAAGGAAGAGGAAAAG AAAGAAGAAGTGACCGACTGGCGTAAAAATGTGGATGCTATGTCTGGCATGGAAGGCAGGAAGAAGCTATTTGCGGGACCAAATGCATAA
- the bpgm gene encoding bisphosphoglycerate mutase, whose protein sequence is MSKFKLFLLRHGEGAWNKENRFCSWVDQKLSENGVLEAQECGRLLKEQGYHFDQVFTSILSRSIQTAWLVLEAMGQEWVPVTKSWRLNERHYGALIGLNRAEMALNHGEEQVKLWRRSYDITPPPIDESHPYYAEIYNDRRYSTCDVPKEELPKTESLKEVLDRLLPYWNNVIVPVIKSGQTVLLSAHGNSCRALLKHLEDISETDIVNVTLPTGVPVLLELDEDLRPVKPRQLLGDQAKIQAAIKKVEDQGKANSQNK, encoded by the exons ATGTCCAAATTCAAACTCTTCCTTCTCCGACATGGGGAGGGGGCCTGGAACAAGGAGAACCGCTTCTGCAGTTGGGTTGACCAGAAACTGAGCGAGAACGGGGTGCTGGAAGCCCAAGAATGCGGCAGGCTCCTGAAAGAGCAGGGGTACCATTTCGACCAGGTTTTTACCTCCATACTGAGCCGCTCCATCCAGACGGCCTGGTTGGTGCTGGAGGCCATGGGACAAGAGTGGGTCCCAGTCACCAAATCCTGGAGGTTAAACGAGCGGCATTACGGTGCCCTGATTGGCCTCAATCGGGCCGAGATGGCGTTGAACCATGGTGAGGAACAGGTTAAACTGTGGAGGCGAAGCTATGACATCACGCCGCCCCCCATTGATGAGTCACATCCTTATTACGCTGAAATTTACAATGACCGCCGATACAGTACGTGTGACGTTCCAAAAGAGGAACTGCCCAAAACAGAAAGTCTAAAGGAAGTGTTGGACAGACTTCTTCCTTACTGGAACAATGTCATTGTACCAGTGATCAAGAGTGGCCAAACGGTCCTCCTCTCTGCACATGGCAACAGCTGCAGGGCTTTGCTTAAACATTTGGAAG ATATATCAGAAACAGACATTGTGAATGTAACGCTGCCCACGGGAGTACCAGTCTTGCTGGAGCTGGATGAAGATCTTCGACCAGTCAAGCCCCGTCAGCTTCTGGGCGACCAGGCCAAAATTCAGGCTGCCATCAAAAAGGTGGAGGATCAAGGGAAGGCtaattcacaaaataaataa